One window of Flavobacterium dauae genomic DNA carries:
- a CDS encoding SUF system Fe-S cluster assembly protein, protein MEEQIDMNDLGENIVKVLKTIFDPEIPVDIYELGLIYDVFVNENRDVKILMTLTSPNCPVAETLPMEVKEKVSSINMVNDVEIELTFDPPWDKDMMSEEAKLELGML, encoded by the coding sequence ATGGAAGAACAAATAGATATGAACGATTTAGGAGAAAATATCGTTAAAGTTCTAAAAACGATTTTTGACCCGGAAATACCGGTAGATATTTACGAACTGGGATTGATTTACGACGTTTTTGTAAATGAAAACCGCGATGTAAAAATTTTAATGACACTTACATCGCCCAATTGTCCTGTGGCAGAAACATTGCCAATGGAAGTAAAAGAAAAAGTGAGTTCGATAAATATGGTAAATGATGTTGAAATTGAATTGACTTTTGATCCACCTTGGGATAAAGATATGATGAGCGAAGAAGCTAAATTAGAATTGGGAATGCTTTAA
- a CDS encoding SufE family protein, with product MTIKEIQEEIVDEFALFDDWMQRYEYIIELGKSLPLIEDQYKVEENLIRGCQSKVWLHAEKNADKIVFTADSDAILTKGIIAILIRTFSDQKAVDVMNADTSFIDEIGLKEHLSPTRANGLVSMLKQIKLYAIALQAN from the coding sequence ATGACAATTAAAGAAATACAGGAAGAAATAGTAGATGAATTTGCACTGTTCGATGATTGGATGCAGCGTTACGAATACATCATTGAACTGGGAAAATCACTTCCTTTAATAGAAGATCAATACAAAGTAGAAGAAAATTTAATTCGCGGATGTCAGTCTAAAGTGTGGTTACACGCCGAAAAAAACGCCGATAAAATTGTTTTTACTGCCGATAGCGATGCCATTCTCACCAAAGGAATCATTGCTATTTTAATAAGAACATTTTCAGACCAAAAGGCGGTCGATGTTATGAATGCCGATACATCATTCATTGATGAAATCGGACTAAAAGAACATTTGTCGCCCACGCGTGCCAACGGATTGGTATCAATGTTAAAACAAATAAAATTATATGCAATCGCCCTTCAAGCCAACTAA